A segment of the Entomomonas moraniae genome:
AAACTCAGTAATGTAATAGTCAAAGAAATCATGTGAGCTGCGTAATAAAAAAGGCAGCGAATGCTGCCTTTGTATGATATGGCGTCCCCTAGGGGACTCGAACCCCTGTTACCGCCGTGAAAGGGCGATGTCCTAACCACTAGACGAAGGGGACAAAACCTTCTATGTTATAACTCTATAACGGGTATATGTATTATCAGTGTTAACTGATTAGCTAATACACCTAGCTGAAAGGCCGATTATAATAATATGGCTTTACAACTTTTACAAGCTTTTTTTATAGGTTTAGTGTGTCGTAATAATTATTTATTGCTAGAATAGTGTGTTGTAGCGGTTGAGCAGATTAATAAATAAATAAACTAGTAGGGCGGTGCTAAATAAGATAGGTAATATGGTTGATAATCAATATCATAAAGTATGGTATCTTTAGAGTCCTAAATGATAGGTTTTTATTTACGCTCACCTGGGGAGTGGGAACTTTTTAAAGACCTGTTTAAGGTCAATGATTAGTTCTTTTTAATAAAACTGTTTTGCATTATTAATAGTAATCATTATCATATATTTTATCTATGATTCATATATCGGGAGTATGGGCTTATGTCCTCTCATGTTAATGTACAAATCCCTTTGCCTTTAGCTCCTAGGAATCAAAAGCTACAAGTGGTTAATGTGACAGGGAGAACAGAGACTGTAAAAAAACTGTCGAGTATGGGCATTATGCCCAATACGATGGTTGAAATTCTTCAGTCGGCCGACGGAAATTTGATTATTGGTGTAGGAAATTCTCGCATTGCTATTGCATCGAGTCTAGCGCAAAAAATTATTGTTCAGCCTAATTAAAGCATAAGAGATACTAATTATGGGTTCTATAACAGATTTAAAAGTTGGCTGTAAAGCAAAGATAGTCAGTTTTGCTAAAGGGAATAAAGTATATCGTCAAAAACTGTTAACAATGGGTTTAACCCCAGGGACTGAGTTCACGTTAACCCGTTTAGCCCCTATGGGAGATCCTGTAGAAATTAATGTGAGAGGCTTTGCCCTTTCTTTGCGTAAAGATGAAGCCGCAATGTTAATTATTGAAGAGTAAAAGGATAAGCATAGGTAGAATATGGGAAAGCGAAAACTAGAAGTCGGCCTTGTCGGCAATCCGAATTGTGGAAAAACAACATTATTTAATGCGTTAACAGGTGCTCGTCAACAGGTAGGGAACTGGCCAGGGGTAACCGTTGAAAAGAAAATAGGTTTTTTCAGTTTTAATCAAACCGATATTGAGTTAGTTGATTTACCTGGTACGTATTCGCTAGATTATTTTGCGGATAGCACATCGCTAGACGAGCAAGTAGCGCAAAAGTATATTCTTTCTCGTTCTGCTGATCTTATTATCAATATTATCGATGCTTCTAATTTAGAACGTAACTTATATTTAACAACACAGTTATTAGAGATGCAAGTCCCTATGATTGTGGTTTTGAATATGATGGATGCGGCGAAATCTAAAGGCATAGAAATAGATATTGAGCAACTCTCAACGTTGTTAGACTGTTCAGTTATTCCGGTTATAGCATCTAAAAATCAAGGTGTTGGTAAGCTTAAAGAGTTTCTTGATAGTACAGAGCAATTCTCTATTCCCCATACACTTCCAGAGTATCCCCCATTATTAACATCAGCTGTTGAAGCAATGCAACAGAAATTATCATCCTTAGATGTTCATCAATTAAATTCACATTGGTTGGCGTTAAAACTGATTGAAGGTGATGCTAGTGCAATGCAGCTAGTCGATGCTGAACAAGTTAACGTGGCAAGTTCAGTTAAGGAAGATTTAGAGGCGGAGCTAGATGAAGAGTTAGATATTATAACCGCAGATGCGCGTTATAGCTTTATTGGTCGCATTACTAAGGCAACGATTAAACGTAAAGATCAATTGTCACGCACGACATCAGATAAAATTGATAGCATAGTTTTAAATAGAGTGCTTGGTATTCCTATTTTTCTTGTTGTCATGTATTTGATGTTCATGTTTGCTATTAATTTGGGGACTGCATTTACAGACTTCTTTGATGGATTCTTCGGTGCTATTTTTGTGGATGGGTTTAATCATGTGTTGTCTGGCATAGGTGCACCTGATTGGGTAAAAGTAATTTTTGCTGATGGGCTTGGCGGTGGCATTCAAACGGTTTCTACCTTCATTCCTGTTATTACATTCTTATTCTTATTTTTATCTATTTTAGAAGATTCCGGCTATATGGCACGTGCCGCTTTTGTGATGGATAAGTTTATGCGTTTTATTGGCTTACCAGGTAAGTCATTTGTTCCCCTTATTGTTGGGTTCGGTTGTAATGTTCCTGCTGTGATGGCAACAAGAACATTAGAAACAGAGCGCGATCGTTTAATGACGATGGCAATGGCTCCCTTTATGT
Coding sequences within it:
- a CDS encoding FeoA family protein, yielding MSSHVNVQIPLPLAPRNQKLQVVNVTGRTETVKKLSSMGIMPNTMVEILQSADGNLIIGVGNSRIAIASSLAQKIIVQPN
- a CDS encoding FeoA family protein, which gives rise to MGSITDLKVGCKAKIVSFAKGNKVYRQKLLTMGLTPGTEFTLTRLAPMGDPVEINVRGFALSLRKDEAAMLIIEE
- the feoB gene encoding Fe(2+) transporter permease subunit FeoB yields the protein MGKRKLEVGLVGNPNCGKTTLFNALTGARQQVGNWPGVTVEKKIGFFSFNQTDIELVDLPGTYSLDYFADSTSLDEQVAQKYILSRSADLIINIIDASNLERNLYLTTQLLEMQVPMIVVLNMMDAAKSKGIEIDIEQLSTLLDCSVIPVIASKNQGVGKLKEFLDSTEQFSIPHTLPEYPPLLTSAVEAMQQKLSSLDVHQLNSHWLALKLIEGDASAMQLVDAEQVNVASSVKEDLEAELDEELDIITADARYSFIGRITKATIKRKDQLSRTTSDKIDSIVLNRVLGIPIFLVVMYLMFMFAINLGTAFTDFFDGFFGAIFVDGFNHVLSGIGAPDWVKVIFADGLGGGIQTVSTFIPVITFLFLFLSILEDSGYMARAAFVMDKFMRFIGLPGKSFVPLIVGFGCNVPAVMATRTLETERDRLMTMAMAPFMSCGARLPVYALFAAAFFPVGGQNIVFLLYLIGIGAAILTGLALKKTLLPGESTPFIMELPTYHLPSVKGVAISIWGRLKSFIFRAGSVIVPMVMVLNLLNSIGVDGSFGHQDTKESVLSSIGKNIAPVFSPMGMTQDNWPAAVGIFTGVLAKEAVVGTLNALYEEAASSSKEATDKEDTFDFWGEIRASFQTIPDNIKALSHKLIDPLGLSIAENGETENVSQTVFGSMKELFPNTAAAFAYLLLILLYFPCVAVIGAVTREANLRWAVFIGLWCTGLGYSVSVIFYQLAIFTVSPIHSISWIVGLVIFIVAGLLIMKRYAAKKLQKLTVKVLAQE